The genome window GCGAGCCGGTCGACGTGCCGGTCAACAAGCGCCATCTCGACATGGTGCTGGCGCATATGACGCTGTCGGACAAGCCGTTCATGGGCTCGGTCACAGCGCCTGAGCGGGCCGAGGACACGGTGGCGATGGCGCGGATCCTGTTCGGCGACGATTTCGTGGACCAGAACACGGTCGTCATCAACCTCATCAACGCCAATTCGCCGATGGTGTTCGACGAGACCATGCTCGGCGCGGCAAAGGTCTATGCCCGCGCCAACCAGGCCTGCATCGTCACGCCGTTCATCCTCGCCGGGGCGATGAGCCCGGTGACGGTCGCCGGCACGCTGACGCAGGTGCTGGCCGAGGTGCTAGCGGGCGCGTCCTTCACCCAGCTGATCCGGCCGGGCGCGCCGGTGCTGTTCGGCACCTTCGCCTCGTCGATCTCGATGCAGTCGGGCGCGCCGACCTTCGGCACGCCGGAGCCGTCATTGGTCTCCTACGGCGCGGCGCAGCTCGCGCGGCGGCTCGGCCTGCCGTTCCGCACCGGCGGCTCGCTCTGCGCCTCCAAGGTGCCGGACGCGCAGGCCGCCTACGAGAGCGCCAACACGCTGAACTCCACCCTGCTCGCCGGCACCAATTTCGTGCTGCACGCGGCCGGCTGGCTCGAGGGAGGGCTCGCCTCCTGCTACGAGAAGTTCATGATGGACATCGACCAGCTCGGCATGGCGCAGAAATTCACCGAAGGCGTCGACCTCTCCGAGAACGGGCAGGCGATGGATGCGATCCGCGAGGTCGGGCCGGGCAGCCACTATCTCGGCTGCACCCACACGCAGGCGAATTTCCAGACCGCGTTCTACCGCTCGTCCATCGCCGACAACAATTCCTACGAGCAATGGCTGGCGGAGGGCGAGAAGACCGCGCCGCAGCGCGCCAACGAGATGGCGCGGCGCTGGCTGGCGAGCTACGAGGCGCCGGCGCTCGACCCCGGCATCGCCGATGGGCTGCGCGACTACGTGGCGGCGAAGAAGGCATCGATGCCCGACGCCTTCACATGAAAAGAGCCCGTGTCGGGCCGGGCGAAAGTGGCCGAGATCATCCATAACGAGGTCTGGCGCAGCGCCGCCCTGAGGGGACATGGACGCTGACCCGATCGAACGCGCCCGTGCCGCGCTCGCGCCGAGCGGGCTGATCCTGCGCGGCGCGCTGAATTTCGCCCCGGACGAGGAACGGCCGGAGGGGCCGGACGGCGCGCCGGCGCGCGCGGTCATCCTCGTCGGCAATGCGGGCGCGGGCTACTGGCGGCATTTTTCACGCTGGCGCGCGGAGCAGGGGGCTTCGGTCGCCAACCCGCTCGACACCTGGTCGCGCATGGTGATCGCGCGGGCGGCGGAGGCAATCGGCGCGCGGGTGGCGATGCCGAACGACCGGCCCTATCTGCCGTTCCAGCAGTGGGCGATGCGCGCGGAAGGGCTGCGGCCGTCGCCGCTCGGGCTGCTGATCCACCCGCGCTACGGCCTCTGGCACGCTTTTCGCGGGGCGCTGCTCCTCGATGTCGAGATTCCGGTTCAGGCGGTTGCCGAGGTGAATCACCCTTGCGACCTATGTGCCGGAAAACCTTGCCTGAATGCCTGTCCGGTCTCGGCCTACTCCGCGAAGGGATTCGCCTATCAGGCGTGCCTTGCGCATGTGCGCGGCGGGGAGGGCATGGGCTGCCGCACCGGGTGCCTGGCGCGCAACGCCTGCCCGCACGGGCGGGAATGGCGCTATCCGGCCGCGGTGCAGGCGTTCCACCAGCGCGCCTTCGCCGGTATTTGAAAGCGCCCGGCAAAATTCTTTTGCCTTTCCCCCAAGGAATGCCAAGCTCGCGCCGTCCAACGGTCGATGATGGCGCTGATGATGGAACAACGCATTCCCGATGCCGAGCTTGCCCGCAACGCGGCAGGCGGCGATCGGGATTCGTTTTCCGCGCTGGTGGAGCGGCATTACGGCTTCATCTTCCGTCTCGCCTGGCGGCTGACCGGCCACAAGGCCGACGCCGAGGACATCGCGCAGGAGGTCTGCGCGCGGCTCGGCCGGGCGATCCGCACCTATCGCGGCGGCTCCGCCTTCACGACATGGCTCTACGCCATCGTCGTCAATGCGGCGCATGACGCCGGGCGGCGCGCGGCGCGCGAGGCGGCCAAGGCCGATGCCTGGAGCGCGCAGGCGCTGATCGAGGGCGGCGAGGCGGTCGACGACCATAGCGACGATCCCGCCGAGGCGCTGTGGGCGGCGGTGCGCGAACTGCCCGCCAAGCAGCGCGAGGCGATCACCCTCGTCTATGGCGAGGGCATGAACCATGCGGGAGCGGCCGACCTGATGGGCTGCTCGGAAGCAACCGTCTCGTGGCATGTCCATGAGGCGAAGAAACGGCTGCGGCAGATCGTTGCGGCCGGGGAAGTCTGATCATGGCGAAGAACGAATTCTACGAACTCGACATCCTGCGCAGCGCGAAGACGCCGGCCCCCGACGAGGCCGCCAAGGCGCGCGCGCTTGCCGGCGCGATGGCCGCTTTCGATGCGGCGGAAAAAATTTCGCCCGCCGCCCAAGGATCGGCGGACGGGACGCGTCTTACCGACAGAACGATCCGGTTCTGGAGGGAAATGATGCAGAAGAAACTCGTTGCCGCCCCGGCGCTCGCCGGCCTCGTCGCGCTCCCGGTCGCCGGCTATGTCGGCTGGCAGGTGATGGAGGAATTCCGTCTCGCGACCGCGCCGGGCGACGGCGCCCTCGTCGAGACGAAAGCGCCGGAGCGCCAGCGCGTGGAAACGCCGCAGGCACCCGTGGGCGAGGCCGAGACCGGCGAGCGCGGCATCGCCGATACGCTCGCCACGCAGCCGCGGAGCGAGGAGCCCGCACTGCTCAACGGCGCGCCGCGCCCGGCCTCGCGCGACATGCAGGTCGGTGGCTCGGCCCTGTCGAAGCATCTGGCGGTTCCGGCCGCGCCGCCCATCATCGCGCCCGAGCCCTACATCACGCCGGAGGACCGCGAGCGGTTCGAGCGCTTCGGCACCAACCCGGTGCGCTCGGCGCTGGAGAGCCCGGTCTCGACCTTTTCCATCGATGTCGACACCGCGTCCTACGCCTTCGCCCGCCGCTCGCTGAAGGAGGGGTTCCTGCCCGAGCGCGACAGCGTGCGCGTCGAGGAGATGATCAACTATTTCCCCTATGACTGGGCCGGGCCGAGCAACGCCGAGGTGCCGTTCAACACCACGGTGACGGTGACGCCGACGCCTTGGGACGCGGACACGCGGCTGATGCACGTCGCCATCAAGGGCTACGACATCCAGCAGACCGAAAAGCCGCGCTCGAACCTCGTCTTTCTCATCGATACGTCGGGTTCCATGAGCGCGGCCGACAAGCTGCCGCTGCTCAAGAACTCGTTCCGGCTGCTGGTCGAGAGACTGGAGGCCGATGATACCGTCTCCATCGTCACCTATGCCGGCAATGCCGGGACGGTGCTGGAGCCGACGAAGGTGTCCGACAAGGGAAAGATCCTCGCTGCGCTCGACAGGCTGGAGGCAGGCGGGCGCACGGCCGGCGAGGCCGGCATCACCGAGGCCTACCGGCTGGCGGAGGAATCCTTCGTCAAGGACGGCGTCAACCGCATCATGCTGGCGACCGACGGCGACTTCAATGTCGGCCAGACCAGCGACGAGGCGCTGAAGCGGCTGGTCGAGGAAAAGCGCAAGAGCGGCGTTTACCTGTCGGTGCTCGGCTTCGGGCGCGGCAATCTGAACGACGCGATGATGCAGACCATCGCCCAGAACGGCAACGGCGTCGCCGCCTATATCGACACGCTGGCCGAGGCCGAGAAGGTGCTGGTCGAGGAAGCCTCCTCGTCGCTGTTCACCATCGCCTCGGACGTCAAGATCCAGGTCGAGTTCAACCCGGCGCGCGTCGCCGAATACCGGCTGATCGGCTACGAGACGCGGGCGCTGAACCGCGAGGATTTCAACAACGACAAGGTCGACGCTGGCGACATCGGCTCCGGCCACACGGTGACGGCGATCTATGAGATCACGCCCGTCGGCAGCCCGGCGCGGATGATCGACGATTTGCGCTACGGCGAGGCCGGGCAGGGCCAAGGGCAGGGTCAGGGCGTCGCCAACGCCGACGAATATGCCTTCGTCAAGATCCGCTACAAGACGCCGGGCGAGGAGACGAGCAAGCTGATCGAGACGCCGGTGACGGACGCCAACGCCGTTTCTGCCTTCGCTGAGGCGGGCGAGGATTTGCGCTTCTCGGTCGCGGTCGCCGCCTTCGGGCAGAAGCTGCGCGGCACCGACGCGCTCGCCGACTACGGATACGACAAGGTCATGGAGATTGCCGCCGCCGCACGAGGCGCGGACCCCTTCGGGTATCGCGCCGAATTCCTCTCGCTGGTGCGCCTTGCCTCGGCGCTCGACGGGACGCGGTAGACGGCAAAAAGCGGGCAGGCGGCGCCACGATGGGATCGTATGAACGGCGCCGACTGCCCAAGGGCGGGTGAGGCAGGCCGGCAGGGCGAAAAATCCCTGTCGGCCTTTTTTTAGCGAATAGCGAATAGGGAGTAGGGAATAGTGAGTAGTGAGTAGTGGGAATAAAACCCTGATTATATACTTGACAAAGTATGGGCTATTTCATAGAGTTGGCTAACTCAGGGACGCAGCCATGAAACTCGACAGCCCAATCTTTCAGGACGCAGACAAGGCCCGCGAGCATCTTGAGGCTCAGCGCTGGCCGCTTGGCCCGAACTGCCCTCATTGCGGCAATGCTCGCCCCGACCGCATCACGAAGATGGAAGGCAAGGCGCACCGTCCCGGCCTCTACAACTGCATGGAATGCCGCCAGCAGTTCACCGTGACCGTTGGCACTGTGTTCGAGCGTTCCAAGATCGCATTGAACAAGTGGCTGCTCGCGACCTTCCTGCTCACGTCGTCAAAGAAAGGCATGTCGGCGCACCAGTTGCACCGCATGTTGGGCGTTACCTACAAGACCGCATGGTTCATGGCGCATCGCATTCGTGAAGCCATGAAAGAGGACGTGTCCACGTCCGGCCCGATTGGCGGCGAAGGCAAGACCGTCGAAGCCGACGAAACCTATCAGGGTCGCCGCGAGGACGGTTACGTCTCTCCGCAGCGCAAGGGTCGCCCCTATCTCAAGCGCAAGAAACCCGGCAAGAACGCCGTGGTCGGTCTGGTCGAGCGTGGCGGCAAGGTTCGTACCTTCCACGTCCAGCACGCCACCAAGGCATCCGTCCGCGACATTCTGGTTCGCAACGTTGATCGCAAGTCGCACCTGATGACCGACGAGTCGCGCCTCTACACCGAAACCGGCGCGGAATACACTTCGCACAAGACCACCAAGCACTCAGCCGGCGAATACGTGCGCTATGAAGGCGACCTTGTGATCCATTCCAACACCATCGAAAGCGTGTTCTCGGTGTTCAAGCGCGGCATGGTCGGCGTCTACCAGCATTGCGGCGAAGCACATTTGCATCGCTACCTTGCAGAGTTCGATTTCCGCTACAACCGCCGTACAGCGCTCAAGATTACCGACACAGAGCGCCACGACGATCTGCTGTCCATGATCGGCGGCAAGCGCCTTACCTATCGGCGGATTGGTGAAGCCCGTTACGCCTAAGCAGAAGGCAACGAAGATGATGAGAAAGCGAAAGCTTCCGAGCAAATGATTTGCTACGCTTTCAAAGGTCTACCGCAGGAGGGGTCCCTACAGTGCCGACGTATATCGTGAGTTACGATCTCCATCAGCAGGGTCAAAACTATGAGCGGCTCATTGAGAAGCTCAAAACCTATGGCACCCGCTGGCATATGCAACAATCAGTTTGGATTATCGAGACAGCGCAATCAGCGGCCAATGTTCGCGATTTTCTAAGGCCGTGCCTCGATTCAAACGACAAGCTTTTTGTGGGGCGTCTATCTGGCGAAGCCGCATGGTATGGCTATTCGACCGAGATTACTCAGTGGTTGAAGCAGAGACTTGCTCCATAGCGGTCGACTCAGGGACTGGCTCGCCACCAACATAGGGTGTTCCAGGCTCTGCCATGCGGCCCACTTTCCGACTTTTAATGCGCGTCAGCAGGTCATCAAGCCGTGTGCCGTTCTTGCGATAGTGAGCTAAGAAGATGATGGCAGCCGTAGCAGAGATAATGAAGATCCCGGCACCTGCCGCGTCCCAACGTGAAAGAGGCTCCGCTGCTTCCATCCGGCCGATAGCCGACGCGAAATTCTGGAAGTAGCCGAAAGCCACTCCTGCGGCCCCTATCGCGATTTCGAGCGATCGGTCCTGTCCACCGCGAGCCAGTTCCATGAGCGTCTCTTCCGAAATAATATGATCTACTCGTTCTTCATCGTGAGTGAACAAGGTTTTGGGCGCCGAGACGAAGCCATGCGCTCCGTCGTTGTTCATGGTCCCGCTCATTCTGCTGCCCCTGCTTCGTTTCGGAGATTAAATACCAAAGCGGGGGGGGGCTAGCCGAATCCTTTTAGGCTTAGTCAAGCGTTCTGGAGAACGTCTAGACTCTGCACGGGCGTGATCTCATTATCTTTGCTGATCTTGCGATTCGTTCGCTTGCCTTTGCGGCCGTGCCTCTAACGGCGGGCTACCGCCCGTGAAAGGAGGTGATACACATGAGCAAGATCAAAGTCGGTCGCAGCGCCGTGACAGGGCGCTTTACCAAGGTCTCTACGGCCAAGGCAAAGCCCCGAACGCATGTCGTTGAGACAATCAAAAAGCGCCGAAGCCGTTAAGACTTTGGCTCTTCCGGGCGGTCGTTCTTCGCGGGATAGCCGCCCGGTTTTCTTTCTTGCGCCGATTCGGTTTCCGAGTCCTTTACGTGAGGCTTTGGCGGGGTCTTGAGCAGCCGCTTTAGCGCGTCGTTGAAAGCGCGCTCGTCGGCCTCTTTGTCCTTGCCTTGATTATCCCCGGTGTTCACAGGTCACCTATCTAGGGTGTTGGTTGCGGCATTTTTGCGCCGAAGACTCTTGCCACGAGGTGGCGAGTCGCCTTCTGTTGTGAGCGCAAGTGCGACGAGGACCGAGCAATCCGTGGTCGCCACCACATTTGATCGCTCGGTCCGCCGTATGGCCCACTAGCTGGCGCTACCCGCTATGGGTGCCTTCAGAGACCGTCGTCGGGTCTCTGTCGTAGTGGGGGCGGCTTGGTAGCTAGTCCGGGCTTCCGACCTTGGGTCTAGAGGGTTCAATCCCCTCCGCCTCCACCGTAATCACCATGAATCATGTCGTCGCAATTTCCAACCCGCTTGACGGGATTTCTTTTTCAACAACCCGGCCTGTCACGCATCCGAATCATACGTCGCGATCCATACTTTGTCACGTATATAATTGGGAATAAAACCCTATTCGCTACTCGCTATTCCCTATTCGCTCCTCTCCCCCTCCGCCGCTCGCGGCGGGCGCCGGCGCTGCCGTCCGCGCCGCTTTCCGCCGCCTGCTTGTTGCGCAGGGGGCCGATGCGGGAGACGATCTCCTCGACGGTCGGGCGCTGGGCCTTGCGGTGGGCGTCGAGCGCCTCGCGCATCGCCTTCAGGTGCACGA of Aquamicrobium sp. contains these proteins:
- a CDS encoding trimethylamine methyltransferase family protein, with amino-acid sequence MTDDAPTTAETGEETGGRRGRGDRGGGAAARRAARSGGGPGGQLTYITRKVPLYEVLGEEGLALIEANADTVLEEIGIEFRDDAEALALWREAGAEVKGERVHFPKGLCRSLLKTAPSVFTQHARNPARSVQIGGDATVFAPVYGPPFVRDLDGKRRYATIEDFRNFVKLGYMAPAIHHSGGTLCEPVDVPVNKRHLDMVLAHMTLSDKPFMGSVTAPERAEDTVAMARILFGDDFVDQNTVVINLINANSPMVFDETMLGAAKVYARANQACIVTPFILAGAMSPVTVAGTLTQVLAEVLAGASFTQLIRPGAPVLFGTFASSISMQSGAPTFGTPEPSLVSYGAAQLARRLGLPFRTGGSLCASKVPDAQAAYESANTLNSTLLAGTNFVLHAAGWLEGGLASCYEKFMMDIDQLGMAQKFTEGVDLSENGQAMDAIREVGPGSHYLGCTHTQANFQTAFYRSSIADNNSYEQWLAEGEKTAPQRANEMARRWLASYEAPALDPGIADGLRDYVAAKKASMPDAFT
- a CDS encoding RNA polymerase sigma factor — encoded protein: MALMMEQRIPDAELARNAAGGDRDSFSALVERHYGFIFRLAWRLTGHKADAEDIAQEVCARLGRAIRTYRGGSAFTTWLYAIVVNAAHDAGRRAAREAAKADAWSAQALIEGGEAVDDHSDDPAEALWAAVRELPAKQREAITLVYGEGMNHAGAADLMGCSEATVSWHVHEAKKRLRQIVAAGEV
- a CDS encoding von Willebrand factor type A domain-containing protein gives rise to the protein MAKNEFYELDILRSAKTPAPDEAAKARALAGAMAAFDAAEKISPAAQGSADGTRLTDRTIRFWREMMQKKLVAAPALAGLVALPVAGYVGWQVMEEFRLATAPGDGALVETKAPERQRVETPQAPVGEAETGERGIADTLATQPRSEEPALLNGAPRPASRDMQVGGSALSKHLAVPAAPPIIAPEPYITPEDRERFERFGTNPVRSALESPVSTFSIDVDTASYAFARRSLKEGFLPERDSVRVEEMINYFPYDWAGPSNAEVPFNTTVTVTPTPWDADTRLMHVAIKGYDIQQTEKPRSNLVFLIDTSGSMSAADKLPLLKNSFRLLVERLEADDTVSIVTYAGNAGTVLEPTKVSDKGKILAALDRLEAGGRTAGEAGITEAYRLAEESFVKDGVNRIMLATDGDFNVGQTSDEALKRLVEEKRKSGVYLSVLGFGRGNLNDAMMQTIAQNGNGVAAYIDTLAEAEKVLVEEASSSLFTIASDVKIQVEFNPARVAEYRLIGYETRALNREDFNNDKVDAGDIGSGHTVTAIYEITPVGSPARMIDDLRYGEAGQGQGQGQGVANADEYAFVKIRYKTPGEETSKLIETPVTDANAVSAFAEAGEDLRFSVAVAAFGQKLRGTDALADYGYDKVMEIAAAARGADPFGYRAEFLSLVRLASALDGTR
- a CDS encoding IS1595 family transposase, giving the protein MKLDSPIFQDADKAREHLEAQRWPLGPNCPHCGNARPDRITKMEGKAHRPGLYNCMECRQQFTVTVGTVFERSKIALNKWLLATFLLTSSKKGMSAHQLHRMLGVTYKTAWFMAHRIREAMKEDVSTSGPIGGEGKTVEADETYQGRREDGYVSPQRKGRPYLKRKKPGKNAVVGLVERGGKVRTFHVQHATKASVRDILVRNVDRKSHLMTDESRLYTETGAEYTSHKTTKHSAGEYVRYEGDLVIHSNTIESVFSVFKRGMVGVYQHCGEAHLHRYLAEFDFRYNRRTALKITDTERHDDLLSMIGGKRLTYRRIGEARYA